The following nucleotide sequence is from Erinaceus europaeus chromosome 8, mEriEur2.1, whole genome shotgun sequence.
TTTTGACATGGATTTTAGAATCTTTGAGACCACTGTATTCAGGGTACATTTTAAAGTGTCACAAACTTATAATTAACATATTGAGTGTGCTCATGCTTTTCTTTTACTCCCTAGCAGTTAGGTTTGGACAAGGTAAATAGAGACATGAAACTATTAATTATCtgccagaagggggaaaaaagctacTTATCTTTTGGGGGATAATAGACCTTCTGAACATAGATAAGAGTTATAACTATTTTTGTATAAAATAGTCTCATTTCTATATTTTCTCAAAGGCATAGTGTGTTATATTTATCTTATATTCTTAGCTTGCATTCTTGATGCCACTGTAACCCTTATTACTTGTAAGAGATGAAAGCAAGATCTGAATCTTGCAGAGCTGACATGGGACTGCAGATTTGTTGGAATAATAGTAAGTGTCCTTGAAAGCATTTCATTCTTGCTCACTATATAATTCTCCAGTATCTGACAAATGTAATAAAGTCCAACTGGGAAAATTATATTTGGGAAATTGTGGTCTATCTTGTGTCAACTAATAATAGCACCTGAACCCCCATTACATGGTTTTGTGAAGCCACGACTTCTCAACCTGACTGAGCATAGTACACTGTTGGTTCTTCAGCTTTTACCTGACCTCCCTAAAACTCTAAACTAGAGAATAAAGGACAAGTAGACAATGTTTTCTACTTCATTCATCCCTCAAAACTAAGCTGACAGAACAATGGTGAACAGAGACAAAACAAGCTCTGTCCTTGGGACTCCTCCCAACTTTTAGCTAACTTAAGTAgactatatacaaatataagtacatactatatacaaatataattatAAGGACATGTGTATATTTGAAGAGCTGAAAGTCCATGTACTGTTTAATCATTCCCAGACTGACCTTTTCAttgaagtagagagacagagggaaagagtgaaagaCCCCATAGAATCAGGAGTCATGTCATCGctcacccagtgagctatctctccagccctaaatTCAGTAAAATATGAGAAAGCAACATTAAACAGCAGATTCATCTACATATAATAGCAATTATGGGGATTTGGGGTTGACATCGCTTTTGCTTTCCGGAGACAGAGACTAACAGGAGTGGTAGGGACATACTGACCAGTCAGtcatacataaaaataaacaaagtacaTTGATTTGGGGTAGCCAAGGGAAGTTTTCATTTCCTCCCCAAAGCTAATCACAGGACAGCTTTCCAGAGGTGTCAGGCAGTAATGCCCTCATCAGTGCTCAAGCCTCTATTTCCCATGTGAAGgtgggaagtttcaggagtggtgaacagggctgcaggtgtctctctttctctccatttctacttctccctcccctttcagaacttctttctatctctgaccaaagtaaataaataaataaataaaatgtttattaaacatattttaaaaataagaatgattGAGTTCTCACTGACTCTAGCATGGAACCATTCCTGAATCTCTCCTTAAATCTTTGAGTGACACATATCATACTTTCTAAGGGCCTTTGGGAGTGGGAGGTGAGATTTTAACTTGGCACAATCTTCCTTGCATGTAAATTCCCAAACTAAAGGGAAAATTGGACAATACGCTTGCACaaaaagatgaagagaaagaaaattcaaaaaaaaacagTCGGTAAATATTAATAAAACCTTGCTTTAATTTAGTATAACAGTTTCTGTAACTAATCAAAGTATTCTCTAATGAAGAAGCATTTGCCTGAAAAGGCTCTTAGTAATGTGGTCAACAGTAATTGGCCTCTGCTTCATTATCATAAACGTTGCTGTTAACAGTGCGATCACATGAAATCAAAGAATATCTACAACTGCACTTAGAGCTCTGTTTTGTCACTTGTGGTTCGAACCACTTACTCACAAATATAAGTTGAAGTCCATTTATAGATATCATTTTCCTGGCAAGTTAATTAAGAGCGGGGAAAATAGTAAGACAAATTTGATAAATGAAGAATAAAGGAGAAACAAATGATTCTCTCCGGGATATTTCCACAGCTCTGGCCTTGaaaaagagagcaaaggaggaatgTTAGCAAGTGTGGGTGTGGTGATGAGGGTGGCAGAGGGGACTGCATGCCCACATCCAGACCAGACCACCATCACAGGAAGAGGATGCCAGGGGGATAGTCTAAGGACCAGAAGAACAGGAAAGGAAGGAGTGGGACGATATAGAATCCATCCTCCCATCTGAAGTCTATTAGTTGATGTGTTGACAGAAAAATGCTTcctgggttgttttgttttgtttttctaacaATGTCAGTCTTCACCAAAACAAGGAGACAGCACCAGCCAGAAACTGTGGCCTACTTCCCCATGACCATTATGCTCTTAGCCATTTTACGTTGCTCATATGCTAAATTCTGTGCTTTGCCTACTGAAGCAGATTCCCAACCCTCAGTGTTCTTCACCATTGAGCTCGCCAAGGACAGCTCACAAAAATTAATTGGGAACAGAGAGAACCCTCCAGTCAACCAACCCACCTTTACTTTTGACAGGTGTCAAAATCACCGGCCCCAGTGACAGTAAGATGAATGCATAGAAGTTTTTATTTCCcccttattgctaccagggttaacactggggctcagtgcctactggatgaatccaccactcaacTCAcagggccattttttcctcttttgtttttctttcatatttgacaagacagagagaaattgagacggtagAGGAgttagaaaaagagaggaggaggagttgggctgtagcacagcgggttaagcgcatgtgtcacaaagtgcaaggatcccggctccagcccccggctccccacctgcaggggagtcgcttcacaggtggtgaagcaggtctgcaggtgtctgtctttctctccccctctctgtcttctctcctctctccatttctctctgttctatccaacaacaatgacatcaataacaacaacgataataactacaacaactataaaacaacaagggcaacaaaagggaaagtaaataaatacaaaaaaattaaaaggaaaaaagaaaaggaggggtcaggtggtggcacacagttaagctgttaggcacacacattacagtgtacaaggacccgggttcaagcccctggtccccacctgtaggaggaaagcttcataagtgttgaatcagggctgcaggtttctctctgtctctctccttctctgtctcccccttcccccttgatttctggctgtctctgttgaataaaggagaagaagggggagagtgagagaactAAAATTTTAGCCAGAGAATGGCTCATGTGCCTGGTCCAGGTTAGAACACTGGCACCCCATGAGAGGTATCATGGCACCAAGGAATATttcagtactatggtgtctctcccttccattctgtttctctgtctatctgaatgaaaaagtatccTGGGACAGTGAAGCCATGCATACCTAAGACCTCAGatgtgtataaataaataattaaataaataaatattcacctTTCAGAAGAGCAATCTGAGTGCAACTTGAGAGCAGCCAATGGCTTAACCACAAAACATGTAAAAACAATAATTCAGATAAGTCTCTTCTGCATAGTtctcagagaaaaggaaaagcatGGTTATTTTATACAATGTACATATACCCTAGACCCCCAtggtcaattcccagcactatttatgcCAGAacttagtagtgctctggtttctctctttctcatataaataaatatttgaaaagttgTGGTGGTGCatagccagatggtggcacttaGGGTAGAGTTcacatgctgctatgaacaaggacccagactGAAgactctgctcctcacctgcagggaggggagcttcatgaactgtgaagcagtgttgcgggtctATCTATACCCTCCTTTCTtctgtgtctctacccaaaacatttaaaaagtatgtAAGTTGTCGCATAAATATAGTATGGAGTACTATACTACTACAGAGCAGTAATAAATGGTTAAATCTTCACCTTTGCTAGAGTGTGTGTTGAACTAGAGGGAATCATGTTTAGCAGAAGAAGTTAGAAGGATAAGAATGAATGTTCAATGATATCACTCACAGATGGGatcagaaacaaagcaaagaacaatTTAGGTGAATCCTCAGTGGGCAGTGGGTCCTTGCAGCACATCTGAGAACTCATAAGTGAGAAGGGAGGAGCGCTAAGCAaggttgggaatgtaaattcctATGGTGGAATGGGATGATGGGTTGGTGGAGAGCGGCATCTATGTTGATACCCATCTTTGGGAAATGTAGAATATACTCTTGTGACAACAGTCATGGAAATCAACAATCCCTTAATAAAATGATACtgaaatagatagatgatagataggcagatagatgaaatcttttttttttttttttaacagagcactgctcagctctggcttttgatggtgcaggggattgaacctgggacttcagagcctcaggcataagaatctctttgcataaccattatgctatctacccccttgcCCAATAGATAAAACCTTTTAAAGAATAGATTGTACaactagcaaaatagcttacctgaatACTGTACCTGATCTGTCAtgctcaagacccaggttcaatcccagacccCACTGAACTGGAAGAAGTTCCAGTGTtgttatttccctctctctcactgactctttgtctctttcttcctggggaaaaaaattgagtggtccaggagatggctcagtggctaaGTAAGTGtcaaactctcaaacatgaggtcccgagttcagtcccagtcagcagcacatgtaccacagtgatctctggttctctctctctctctctctctctctctccatatatatccttctatccctttcattaataaataaataaaatattttttaaaagttgatctGTAGTAGCAATATCCTGGCATGGGCAAAATAAATATGATGATAAATAAATGTGTCAATGCAGCATGATGGACTATATTTTCAAAAGGGGGGAATTTCTATTCTGACTGGTGGTTACTACAAACAAACTTCTCTACTTGAGACTTTACATATTTCATGTGTGGAGGACTCTCCCGCAgacttgttttttcctttttacatacatttttaagtagtttataaattaaatatgtatgtgaatatatacatacatatatatgtatagagagggagggggaaagaggagggagggaggtaaggagagggagagataagaagagaaagggagagaagatcactgctcagctctgtcttatggtggtgctggggatcgaatgtGGTAATGCAGAACCTcagaggcataaaagcctttgcagaaccattatattatctccccaggtCTGCACATACATTTATAAACTCTTTTCTTGACTCCACACAAAGCTCTGGTGTAAGGTGCCAGAAAAGTTAGTGTTACAGGACTGTAATGTTAGCACATCCTGCAGAAAAATTGCAGTTAGTCCCTTGATCACATGTAGAAATTACTCCAAAGAGTCTCCTACCAAACCCAAGGCAAATGTACTCAGATTTTCTTTGATTGGAGCTCCAGAATGTTCATGATTATGTTACTGCCCCAAAGGTAGTTGAGAAAAAAAGGTCCTAAAACTAAGGCTTGTTAGTTTACAAACCACAAGGTGGGCCCTTCCTTGAGGACatctgatggagctggaaggaattatgttatgtgagctaagtcagaaagataaagacaagtatgggatgatcccacttataaacagaagctgataaagaagaacagaaagggaaacccaaagcaggatctgactaaatttggagtagggcaccaaagtaaaatccctgggtagagggtgagggtggatgttcagcttcatgggccaggggataggatgggacacagtcttttggtggtgggaatggtgtttatgtacactcctattaatttgtagtcatataaatcactgtttaagttatatgagagtggaaaaactgattgaatgtctcaaactttttaaagcacagactgagtctttttaatacgtaggctgagtctttgatatgttgactctcttaaaagcttaattcagagagaacaaaagcaaccaatggcacagctatatgcaaataatgtcaaaggacataaaatatggtgatggtgtgtatgatacagcaaatcctaacaaagggatttttcaaagttaacccaatcgccaaacaatgtgattattgcaataactgttgtcttcttaaaccctaagacgacgggaatctcccgcttcctctatagagcctatagttcccccaagtcctggaaactctagggtggggttcactttgctgcatgcttctctcaattcataccaaatgatattgcatcactgatcccaacataatcaacccaaggagtaccacctcagcgtgcttcactttagactgtgtccagagacgtcagcatggaatgtcaacccttcaccctcattactcaggtgagacctttctttcatggtattctctaattccattccaggaggttcacttcctaacaaagtcacaaaacctagatatagaccaggtcccataagatacagcatatgttcgttcacatgtatccataaattagggcaaaatatatacctgaaagcaaacatACACAACATTCTGTAGTGAGCCAGTATCAAGTCATaattaaatagtgtctacttagacttagataccctcctcacctacttcctattacagttctctcactcactccaaagctaaccttagcaaagcaaggactataaagctgaataagggcaagagaccggcatattttaacagtgactctttagtcactatcaggccattccatcagctggggccctattcagggagtcctgagattcccaaacagacttgatgggcctagaccacaaataaatccctctctccattgttacctgtcaactctatcagcaacaacacaatagatccttttgtgggtccccataggaccttgccctcaacttggatcaacaatggcagagaatgttccatccttcaaatggaggctggacaacatactctatgctacccctgagaaagatgggtcctgatattggggtggcttggaatgttcctactcatgaccacagaatgtgagctcagatctagagggatgcagaggtaacataggcttctaagctgaatatgggccccagaccacatcaaatcgatggggtttatagtcaacaatatttatacctctttcccatattagggagctactctcttccctgattcagctttctggtccttttccagtcatgacatcatctcctccagacaataacttggatccacctgcatatcagatttcaaacttagggaaaaaaaaaggaaaaaaaaatagtatagccacagaccctttggaatttgactaaaatatgcctactagctgtctacaaaatggagggcccctctaacttcatctgcactattgccaCCCTTAGGTCcaggattggtcaacaatttgtttggctttctatgttaactctcttgtcaaccaccaggttccagacgctagcaggatgctgaccagactttcctggacagacagccccaccagtgtgtcctggaactccgcttccccagagcccttcaccactagggaaagagagaggcaggctgggagtatggatggacttgtcatctcccatgttcagcaggggagcaattacagaagccagaccttccactttctgcatcccacaatgaccttggatgcatactcccagagggttacagaataggaaagctatcaggggaggggataggatgcagagttttggtggtgggaattattctatggttttgtcagtttcctttttataaataaaaataatttaaaaaaataataaaaaccaaatggaaacagaaagaaaaaaacctgtcAGTAACCCATGAGTTCGATCCTGGTATGACAGATGAAAATAGCAAAGCATGTTTCAGTCGCTATGAGCACTCTATTGACAGTTTCATGCATAAGTATTTGACCCCAAGTCCTTGGCCCTTGAAAATGATTCTTCTACAGTCACTCAGTTTTTGCAAAAGCCTTACAGAAAACTTGCAATTTTCAATAGAAGACATCGCTGCTTCTCAAATAATCCCAAAAGGAAAGTTGCTGGCTGCCTCCATAATGAAGAAAACTGCTGATAGGAATGGAAAAAGTTTATGAAGAATTTTTAAACCCAAATTCCATGTGTGGAGttggaatattttatttatacctCTGCTTGATATTTCACCCACGCACACTGGATTAAGGAAGAAATATATACAGCTGCCTGCTGACTTGCTGACTGGATTCTCTCAGGCctctccctgccacccacccccccccacccccccaccccccggcctAAAGTGAGAGCCACCAACTGACCCTTGGCCAAACATTAATCTACAGTACAAAATTCCTTTCCAAGTTGAATGGGAACAGTACAAAATTCCTTTCCAAGTTGAATGGGAACACGAAAGAGGACAAAATATAAGTCAGTATAGTCATGTATCTTTTGTGTTCCTTTcagtctataaataaaataaacctaaatGGCCTCTTCTAGCATGAGATCAAAGGTTAAAAATAAGTCCTCAAAGTATTAAATAATAACAAGATAAGAATAATTATGAATaatgtacttctttttaaaaaaccttgaTGGTTTTCTGGTTTTCAAACCTCAAGGTTCTTAACCTTGAGGGTTGTGTTCAGGCCACACACGATAGgcaatatttcttcctttttttttttttgaagaaatttAATTTTGCTTAAAATAGAAGGTCTATGGATCTTTTATGTAAGCAGTTTTATCACAAAAAAAATTATCTCTGTTTAAAGGGAATTATGAACAAAGGCCAAACGCACAGCAGCATATGTGCACATACATCAGTCATCTgtgtggacaaagagaaatcacttGGCAGGACTTGGGAGAAATAAAATCTATGATCTATGATACCAGACCTTGTGTGTAACTGGAACCTCGGCTGGGCTGACCCAATCTAGGTGCACAGAGCTGTGATTCCAGTACAGATTCCACCACTCCTCCACACAAGGGGTTCATAGGAAACGTTGATTTAGCCATTTACATCCCTTCAAGACCAGAAAACCGCACACAGGCAGCCAGAAATAGGGGAAAGGGAGTGCTCTCCTTCTCAGAAGCATCACCTCTACTGAGGCAGGAGTGGAAAGAGCAAGAAATACCCAGCGCTTAGAACCTGCGCTGTCACATACCCATCTCTCTTTGAAACAATGTAGGTTAGAAGACAATAAGAAGCTCACTGAGATCACTTTGTGTGGTGGCTGATTTTCTCCATCAGTATGTCTGGGCGCCTAGAGATTTGGTCAAGCCCCAAGGTGGATGTGCTATGAAGATACATTTTTacataggatttaaaaaaaatagatagatagatagatagataatagaatagatagatgatagatgatagattagataatagaatagatagatgatagattagatagataatagaatagatagattagatagatatagaatagatagataatagtagatagatagatagatagatagatagatagatagatagatagatagttttatttattttggacaaaacagagagagaaattgagaagaaagggggagatagagaggaaaagagcagaaatagatagcataatgattatgcaaagagactctcctgcctgaggctctaaagtcccaggtttaatcccctgtaacaccttgctctgataaaaaaaagaagtgagagctgggtggtggtacacctggttgagcacatatgttacagtgtgcaagggcccaggttcaagcccccaatccccacctgcagtgggaaagcttcacgagtggtgaagcagggctgcaagtgtctctctccctctgtcacccccttctctcttcatttctggctgtctctatctaataaataaatagttttttaaattaaaaaaaacaaaggaaggaaggatggaagaaagaaaagtagtgggccaggtggtaatgcatctTGTAAAGCATACATAGTACCTAGTGTCCCAGAATGAGgctctgctgttctctctctctctctctttctctttctcacaaataaataaataaataacttttttaaaagagtagtATCTGGGGTAGTTGTTAGTCAAAAGAAAGAGGTAAATAAGAAACAGTACCAGTAGAACTGTGTAgaggaatacaaaaaaaaaaaaaaagacaaaataatttgAGAAACACCAAATTGAAGTAAAAAGGAAGtattacatatttttttatttgccacaGTCCTTCTTCTGTTAATTAAAGAGCATTTTGCTCTATAGTGTGTTACATTTCATCTACTTTTTGCAActgttttgtagtttttttttcctccacactTCAGAGAACAGTATTACTTTTCTTATAATACATAGCATCTTGTCTGAGTGCTGTGCATTCAACTCTGTGTTAATTACATTTGAATGAGATGGCTTTTCTGGGACAAACTACTTTCAGAATGACCTgaagtgtgtggtgggggggggtcagtTTTTCCAATAAAACATTTGCTGTACCATGTGTGattgtccaggtttgagccctggacaaTAAGGGAAGACCATGGAAGGCACTGGAAAccccatggatggtagagcagtactgttgcatctctcccagtctcttactttaaaaaaaaaaaaatggagaggcgAAGGCGCTTTCGGGCCAGGTGTCCGGTGGTGGGCGCTTTGCAGCTTTCGTGTGCAGCCTCTCTGATCGGTGGCTCCAGGAAGCGACATGTCCAAGCCGCCCCCCAAACCAGCCAAGCCAGGACAAGTTAAAGCATTTAGAGCTCTGTGTACATTTGAACCCACAACTCCAGATGAATTGTACTTTGAAGAAGGCGATATTATTTACATTACTGACATGAGTGACACCACTTGGTGGAAAGGCACCTCCAAGGGAAGGACGGAATTAATCCCAAGCAACTATATGGCTGAGCAAGCAGAATCCATCGACAATCCGTTGCATGAGGCTGCAAAGAGAGGCAACTTGAGCTGGCTGAGGGAGTGTCTGGACAACCGGGTTGGTGTGAACGGTTTGGACAAAGCAGGAAGCACTGCCTTGTACTGGGCTTGTCACG
It contains:
- the LOC103124391 gene encoding osteoclast-stimulating factor 1, with the protein product MSKPPPKPAKPGQVKAFRALCTFEPTTPDELYFEEGDIIYITDMSDTTWWKGTSKGRTELIPSNYMAEQAESIDNPLHEAAKRGNLSWLRECLDNRVGVNGLDKAGSTALYWACHGGHKDIVGMLFTQPNIELNQQNKLGDTALHAAAWKGYADIVQLLLAKGARTDLRNNEKKLALEMATNAACASLLKKKQGTDAVRTLSNAEDYLDDEDSD